The following nucleotide sequence is from Pochonia chlamydosporia 170 chromosome 4, whole genome shotgun sequence.
ATCCTGCTGTAGATCAATGGTGATCATGTCAAGCGCAAAGTCAGCCGGGTTAGTGTGCTGAGGACAGTCGTATCCGTGTCTAACGAAATAGCCTAGCATATGCTTTGCGGCGCCGGCATATACAGGCAATCCTCCTCGCGCAAGGAGTAGCACGTTGCCAAAGTGTTTGAAAAGATCCGATCGGGCCTGGTGGATAGTCAAAATGAGTGTTCGGCCCTCGTTTGCCAACCCTTCTAGAACTTCCATGATGGAACTCGCAGTGAAGGCATCCAAGCCCGAAGTCGGCTCATCGAGCAGCAAGATTCGAGGATCTGTAAGGACTTGCACAGCAATGGAGACACGACGCTTCTCACCGCCAGATATACCCTTGATCATGTCACTGCCAATCAAGTTGTTGGCACAGTCCTTCAATCCCATTTTCATAAGTACGTCTTCCGCACGGCGGTATTTCTCCTCTGTGCTCATGAAAGACGGGAGTCGAAGACCAGCCGCAAAGCGTAGCGTTTCTCGCACAGTCAACGATGGGAGCAGGGCATCATCGTCTTGACATACATATGAGCAGACTGACCGGATGACCGAGTCGGAGGGTACGGCGCCGTTAAAGGTTAGTTTCCCGGATGGTCGATACTTGGTGCCGACCGAGTTGCGCAGCCTTAGAgccatggcgttgagaaGCGACGTCTTACCACTGCCTGAGGGACCCATGATGACGTTCAAAACACCGGCTTGGAATGTTGTTGAGACGGGGTTTAGAATCGTCTTCCGGGGTAGTTTCTTCCCGTACATGTTTCTTTTGTCGAGTCCCAGGGCAAAACCGTCCAGACCAAGATCGATGGCTCGAACTTCTGAAATTGACTGCGCAGTCATTTTCTCCTTGCCGGCGGATAAATCTGTATCGGAAGAACGGGCGCGCGCAATAGTCATttcaactttgatgaagTGCAGCCCAAAGACTGACAAACTGACGAAGAGAACCACAAAGGACgcaaggatgatgatgggtcGAGCTACCCAGTTGCTGGGAAAGCCGAGCGATCGCATCACATAGTCGCCGCTGTATTGATTGCAGCCTGGATTCGATCGACCTCCCGGGAGGGGACAATTGTAAAAGTTGCCCTCGAATTCATTACCAGCATATGCACTGAACGCATAGAACTGTAGTTTATCAGCGATGCCACCACATGAGCGAAGCtgagaaaaggaaaaacTCACATTGTAGGCTGTCCACTTGAGCCATCGGACGTACACGGGTATAGTATTCACTTGGACAAACATGCCACAAGCGATACTCTGAATCGTGtaagccaagttggcaatcAAACTTGCCCCAGCAAAGTGTCGCACCGCAACAACGCAAGTCATTGCACAGCAAACAGACACATAGTGGTTGGCAAGCGTGATGGTaaagaagatgaaaaacTTGCTGACTGATCGCTCAAAGCCAGCCATGAAATACACCAAAACCGAAAAGAGAAACGGTACCGGGAGATCTTCCGTTGGAAACCTGGCTAGTCGTCGTGACAGAACGTACGGAAGGGCGTCAACACAGTTATCTGACGATTCTCTATCGAATGTCGGAATGTCAATCGTCATGCGGTACACCTCAAACAGAAGAATCAAGTATCCCTGCAGACCGGCGGCGGTATAAAGACCTCCCTCTCTCGAACGAATGCCTGCCTGATCACGACCGAGGTCGAAGAAGATGTACCCGGTGACTATACCCATGAGTACAGCCTCGATTATTGCTGCCGCCATACCCAATGGATCTCGGTATGTCACTTTCAGGGTCCGGTCGGTAAGGACGCGCAGCTGCCGAGTGAAACTCGCATGAGTCTTGGCAACATTATCTTGCTTCCGATGTCTGTTGTCGACAATTTCCAACAGAGGAGGGTATCGTCTCgcgctttcttcttcccacGCGCTCTTTAGGCTGTCCACTCTGGCGCTCGTCTCGGCTTCCAGCTCAGGAGTGCGATTGTCTACGGCCGTGATGTCGATGATATATTCGGCTGGATTGACGAACGGAGGTAGCGAGAACCCGTGAGTCTTGAACCAAGGAAGACAGTCAGGTATGGATCCCGCGTATACAGGACCACCCTTGGACAGCACAACCAAGTTATCGAATAGGTTCCAAATCTCCGAACGAGGTTGATGGATAGTGGTAATCACTGTTCGTCCCTTCTGAGCAAGCGCCTTGAGCGTTCGCACAAGTTGAAACGCGCTTGTAGCGTCCAGTCCTGTCGTCGGCTCATCTAAGAACAAAACAGATGGATTCGCAAGCAATTGCACGCCGATGCTAACTCGTCGCTTCTCACCGCCGGAACACCCCCGGTGTTGACTGTTGCCGATCCTTGTATTGGCGCATTCCTTGAGGCCCAATTCACGAATGACCTCTTCCACAACTCGGTGTCGGTCCTCGGCAGATGTCGAGGAGGGGAGGCGCAGCGCCGCAGAGTAATGAAGTGTCTCGCGTaccgtcaatgttggcagtAATATGTCCTGCTGCATCACGTAGGCGTGGCGGATGTTGTGGACACCTGTTTGGCGGTTGAACGTTACGAGGCCGCTCTGCTTTAGTCGTGAACTGGTGATGCGCTCGGCCATAGTGTTGAGAAGTGTTGTTTTTCCAGAACCGCTGCCGCCGATGATTGCTGTCAGAGTTCCAGGCTGGAGATCGGCGGCAACGGATTTCAAAAGATCCTTGATGCATGGTGTTGTTTTGAACTTGGCGGCGAATAAGTCTTGGTATGTTGTTGGCTcaagccatgatggtgcTGTATTCACCGACACTGAGAGGTCGCGAATCTGGACGTCAACGGAGGCGACATCGTCGAGGGATAAGTTGCCGGCGCCGGAAATGGAAAATCGTCTCTCGTCCGCGCCGTCTTGCTTGTAGAAAGATGCAGTGTCGACAGAGCTTGGTCGATCGGGTTTCTCCAGGTCAACTGCATTCAATGTGCCATCCGTAACATGACCAGAGTCACAGGCGGAAGCCATGGCCGCGTTTTGGACACGACACGAAGCGCCGGTTGGCTCGGTGCGCTCGGGTTAGTAATTCCGACTTTTAAACATGGAAGAGATTTATCTGAGATGTTGAATTGAGGACAATTTGTAGTCTTGGTCGGCCAAATAAATTGCGTTGAGGTGTATTCTTCGAGGCGGGGAGATTCGCCTCTTTTGGATCTTGGCGACCAACAGATTCCGTCTCCTGCCCTTTCTTACCACCAATACATGGTTTCCATGGATGAATTCCAAAGATTGACAACTTCAGAATAGTGCGTGTACGAGCCTTGTGGTACCAGATTGCCGTATCACGCGGCATGAACCACGTAATATTCTGAACACCAGTCTGAGAAACTATCGAATTTCCTACATGCGACGTATCCAACCAACACAATGAGGGTTGTACAGACAGTGATCGAAAAAGCATCTGACAAAGAGTTAAGCTACTGTAGGCTAGCATCTCCGCAACTGTGTGGCACCATGTCATGTCGTTTAACCGGCGCTTGTTGCATCCGGAGCTAGAAATCCGCTTCGGCTCACTAGCCATGGGTATGTGCGAACCGAATGGCACATCAACTTCCAATCGAAATGTGTCCGTTGTCCATGGCATGTGTTTTTAACATAATGTTTGCTTCGTTGCGCTCTTTTGAAAGTCCAGCCATCCTTGTCTTTCTACCCGTGAAGTTGGACCTTGCAGAGATACCTACATACATGTGAGACATGTCGTGTTGCTCATCTGGCTTTACTAATGCTCCGATGTGACCGAGAAACAGTCGTGACACCCATCTTACATTCAAGACATGCAAGCCACGTCCCAATAAGCAGCACTTGAACCATCCAATTGAAGGTTGAGGCTGCGGCTCGCTTGCATTCGAAGCCTGGAAGCGAAGCCTAGAAGGAAGCTAAACCCATCATCGACAGCTCGCTTACAGGCCCAAGGTGCCTTTTCAAGGTTCCATCCATTCAATGATCCTTTATTTTATGCGCCACAGTAAACTCCGCTCGGGTCACTGGAACCTAATCTCCGCCGGTTGATCTGTTGCACCGATTAACAGCAGGGGCGCACACGCATTTGTTGAGTCTGGTCACTTTACACATGCAATTGTCAATCCACTGGTAGAGAAGACAAAGCAGCATCAATTGTCCTTTTGTACCATCTCGAATGACGGGTGGGATCGATCGAGGCGCTTGCAGTCTATCGACGGTACGTCCCGCCGAGTTCCGAGACCTGAGGCAGTTTGCAAGGGTTAAGAAAGTCATTCTGACTCGTAGCTCAGCCTTGCAAGCCGCATTTGTTTCAGACCGTGTCTTAATTATTGAGCTTAAAGAGAAGTAACAAGTAATCTGGATACATAATACCTGTTATAGAGGATTTGTGTATCTGGCGGTGTGCTGTGAAACCAGGTCTGGCTTCTGTTTCCCTTGAAGTCGACATCACAGTCATACAGAGTTATCATGGCACTGTCGCAACCCAATAGTCCCGCCTGTAGAACAAAACGCAACAT
It contains:
- a CDS encoding ABC transporter (similar to Neosartorya fischeri NRRL 181 XP_001263492.1) — encoded protein: MASACDSGHVTDGTLNAVDLEKPDRPSSVDTASFYKQDGADERRFSISGAGNLSLDDVASVDVQIRDLSVSVNTAPSWLEPTTYQDLFAAKFKTTPCIKDLLKSVAADLQPGTLTAIIGGSGSGKTTLLNTMAERITSSRLKQSGLVTFNRQTGVHNIRHAYVMQQDILLPTLTVRETLHYSAALRLPSSTSAEDRHRVVEEVIRELGLKECANTRIGNSQHRGCSGGEKRRVSIGVQLLANPSVLFLDEPTTGLDATSAFQLVRTLKALAQKGRTVITTIHQPRSEIWNLFDNLVVLSKGGPVYAGSIPDCLPWFKTHGFSLPPFVNPAEYIIDITAVDNRTPELEAETSARVDSLKSAWEEESARRYPPLLEIVDNRHRKQDNVAKTHASFTRQLRVLTDRTLKVTYRDPLGMAAAIIEAVLMGIVTGYIFFDLGRDQAGIRSREGGLYTAAGLQGYLILLFEVYRMTIDIPTFDRESSDNCVDALPYVLSRRLARFPTEDLPVPFLFSVLVYFMAGFERSVSKFFIFFTITLANHYVSVCCAMTCVVAVRHFAGASLIANLAYTIQSIACGMFVQVNTIPVYVRWLKWTAYNFYAFSAYAGNEFEGNFYNCPLPGGRSNPGCNQYSGDYVMRSLGFPSNWVARPIIILASFVVLFVSLSVFGLHFIKVEMTIARARSSDTDLSAGKEKMTAQSISEVRAIDLGLDGFALGLDKRNMYGKKLPRKTILNPVSTTFQAGVLNVIMGPSGSGKTSLLNAMALRLRNSVGTKYRPSGKLTFNGAVPSDSVIRSVCSYVCQDDDALLPSLTVRETLRFAAGLRLPSFMSTEEKYRRAEDVLMKMGLKDCANNLIGSDMIKGISGGEKRRVSIAVQVLTDPRILLLDEPTSGLDAFTASSIMEVLEGLANEGRTLILTIHQARSDLFKHFGNVLLLARGGLPVYAGAAKHMLGYFVRHGYDCPQHTNPADFALDMITIDLQQDDREAESRARVQKLIEHWGNGGPDELDNTADRRLSEIQEADEVGEKSSDPCAADTNIEQEKYQEKGILVAEQSKASTPPRRSFNKAKVSTPAELGALVRKRASLFTALPLLLQRAIINTRRQPQLIMARTMQVVGLAAVFTLFFAPVGNDYYAIQNRMGFVQQIGAFYFVGMLQNVAVYPNERDVFYREDDDGVYSVEAFLASYTLIEVPFEILSCLVFGVLGAFAVGLPRTVAMYFVCVFACFGVVSCGESLGIMFNTLFGHTGFAVNIMGIFLSVANSMAGVLSINMPDLFKAVNYLSPIRYATRSLAPYSLRDIRFTCTDEQRLPDGSCPIETGEQVLDLYNFNVDPVVNVACMAACIVAYRLIAWVLLKVMRARWSDKKRRDKK